The Winslowiella toletana region GCTTGCCGGCAGGCTCATGAAAGAACTGGGGCTGGTGAGTTGTCAGCAGCCTACCCACCGGTATAAACGTGGTGGTCATGAACACATCGCTATCCCGAATCGACTTGAGCGACAGTTCGCAGTGACAGATCCTAACCAAGTGTGGTGCGGCGATGTGACGTACATCTGGACAGGCAAGCTGACTATCAAAGCGCTGCAAATGGCGTGGGAAGCTCGCGGTAAACCAGCCGGAGTGATGTTCCACAGTGACCAGGGCAGCCACTATACAAGCAGGCAGTTCCGGCAGTTACTGTGGCGTTGCCGGATCAGGCAGAGTATGAGTCGACGTGGAAACTGTTGAGCGTCAACAGCCCGATTGAGCGCTTCTTCAGAAGTCTTAAAAACGAGTGGGTGCCAGTGACAGGTTATATAAACTTTAGCGAAGCTGCTCATGCGATCACAGACTATATCGTCGGGTATTACAGCTCGCTAAGGCCGCATGACTATAACGGAGGGTTACCCCCTAACGAATCGGAAAATCGATACTGGAAAAACTCTAAAGCGGTGGCCAGTTTTAGTTGACCACTACACAGAGCAGCCCATGGCAACGGCCAAGAGCGGCAATAAGGATAAGTTCGCAATTGTTGCCACAATTGATGTCTAGTCCTGATCAATGGGAAGCAGTTCAGCGTGTTTTTACAGGCTTTATTAGTTTCGGTTATGGCCAAACTCCCGCGAGAGCAGTATTTGTTTCCAGTGAGTTTCGCGGCGGTCAATTTCACCTTTTTCGGCATTAAGATCCATGACTTCGAGGATCGCGAAAGTGATATTCTGCAGTCGGTTTTCATCGCCTGTGCCGAAAGCTTCCTTAAGCCCTACATTGCCGCCGTGCCCGGAACCAAAATAATATTCCCATCGGCCCCATATCCCCTCGATTCCATCGGCTTTTCCAACATAGAGTTTTCCGCCGTCCCGATCAGTTAATACATAGATGCCTTTAACCATGGACAGTGCGGTACGCCAGGATTGCAGATTAAGTCTGAGGATCGAGCCGATGCTGTTCCGGTCCAGCACGACGTTACGGTAGCCTGGAAACTCGCCGAAGGTCAGACGTGCCGGGGTGATGGCGCTGATAACCAGTTCGCTCTGAATACTTTCACCGAGGCGAATGAAGTTACGGACTGTATTTTTAAAGCTGATATACATCCTTCCAGCGTATTCTTCAGTCTCTGGGATTTTCTGGAGGTGGTACTGATAATACAGTTCCTCACGATCAGGGTAGGCTTTCTTTCCCGCGTTGCCTATCTGCTGAAATGCTCCCGCAAATAGCCAAGTTTCAGTCCCCGGGATCCTGATCAGTGAAACGACATATCTGCGGCTAAACTCCTGTCGCTTCTGCCAGCACTGCCAGTCGTCGAAAGTGCCTCCACGGAATTTAACAAGCGGATCCTCTTTATAATCATTTAATTGCGCAAGATGGACTTTGGTGGCTTCAGGCGTCAGATCCGGAAACTCCATCTTCAGATAATCAAAAAGCTTCAATTCCTCTCCTTAATAATCAGCTGAGTCTGTTAACTTTTTGCCGTGGCTTCACGTTACATGCCCGCATTCCACTGAGCTGTTGCTCACAAATTAACACGATTCGATTTCAGCAACGTTCTCTTCTGGTAGGTAACTTACTGACGGCTGAATAAGATACTGACCTGCTCTCTTTAAATTGACATAGATGACTATATTGGCAACGTCCGCTTCTGGCACAAAGCGGACCCTGAGGAATGAGTTCTATCCTCGTGGTTCACTAAGTGCAGTATATTCTACACGACTCCTGCTACCCATTTGTCCAACATATCAGCCCATTCCTGCATGATCACTTAACGCTCATCAAGATAAGTTGCATGGTTGTATGTGAGACGAACATTGTTGGTATCAGCGTGCGCAAGTTGGGCCTCAATAGCATCAGGACGATAGCCCATCTCGTTTAAACGCGTACTTCCTGTAGTTCTGGTAGCATGGGGGCTATAAATGCCACTCCAGCCGAGGCTTTTAAGTAGCTAGCGCAGCGAGTGCGATGTCATTGGACCTAACGGATTATCCCTGCCCGAAAAAAGGTGCTGTCGATGCCCGGTTAATCCCTGTAGCGTTCTGAGCATGTTGACAGCCTGGGAGGGAAGGGGAATAACGTGTTCTCTGCGGGCTTTCATTCGCGTTGACGGAATAGTCCACAGTGCGTTATCAAGATCGAATTCTGTCCATTCTGCCTCAGTTACTTCGGCTGGTCGCGCCAGCGTCCACCCCATTAGCCACTTACAATAGTTAACCTGATATGAGCCACGACTGTTGTCAAAACAGCTTAATAGCTTCCCGATTTGCTGGGGATTCAGTGCTTGTTTGTGTTGTATCTTATTAGCCGGAAGGGCCTTGCGCGCATGCCATACAGCATCGCTACCAGCTCTAAGCGTCGCGACTGCCAACTCGAAAACTGATGAAACGGTGCGACGAGCTTCAGCTGCAACTGTCGGTGCGCCGCGTTTAGCGGTTTACTGAAGAATTTTACGAATATGATGCGGCTTGATTTCTCTAATAGGGAGTTTGCCTGTAACGGGGAAAACCACACGTTCAAGCATATCCAGCCGCCGTTTTCGGTGATTTCGGCCCAATCTTTCATCAGTCACCACTCTTTGGCGATAAGCTCAAAGGTGTTTGATGCATCATTGACCTTGCGGATCTTATCTAACTGACGAGCCTGTGTCGGACTAACTCCATCCGCGAATTTCTCGCGAGCTTCGGCGAGTTCTACCGCTGGATAGTCGCCCAACGCTCACATGCTGGATTTACCCCTGAGTTAACCGATAGCACCATGCCTTTTTGCCATTGGGTTTTACTACGAGGTACAGGCCATTGAAACCATTGAGGTGGTACAACTTTTCTTTAGGTTTAGCATTACTGCAGTGAGTATCGATAAGGATAACGGACATCATTTATTGTGCCGCTTTTGCGCTCACTTAAAATGAAGATGGAAGAATGTTGTACTCATCCATGTACTCATTTTTGACAGCGTTGTTACGAGATGAGTTGAGACATTATGAAATAAAAAATCCACGCAATTGCGTGGATTTTATCGCTTTTTGTGATTCTTATGAGGTTCAGCGAAACCTCATGAGACAACAAATTTTAGTTAGACGTTAAACAAGAAGTTCATCACATCGCCATCTTTAACGATGTACTCTTTACCTTCTGAACGCATTTTGCCGGCTTCTTTCGCACCTTGTTCGCCCTTATAGGCGATAAAGTCTTCAAAAGCGATGGTCTGAGCGCGGATAAAGCCTTTCTCGAAATCGGTGTGGATTTTACCGGCTGCCTGTGGTGCGGTCGCGCCAACAGGAATAGTCCATGCACGCACTTCTTTCACGCCAGCGGTGAAGTAGGTCTGCAGGTTCAGCAGCGAGTAACCGGCGCGGATTACGCGGTTCAGACCCGGCTCTTCGAGGCCCAGTTCCGCCATAAACTCTTCACGGTCGGCATCGTCCAGCTCTGCGATATCCGATTCAACCGCTGCGCAAACCGGCACCACTACGGAACCTTCCGCTTCAGCAATCGCACGTACCTGATCGAGATACGGGTTATTCTCAAAACCATCTTCGTTAACGTTAGCGATATACATGGTCGGCTTCAGCGTCAGGAAGCTCAGGTAACGGATGGCGGCTTTCTCGTCTTCATCCAGCTTCAGGGAGCGCAGCATGCCGGCGTTGGACAGATGCGGCAGGCATTTTTCCAGTGCCGCCTGTTCTGCTTTAGCGTCTTTATCGCCACCTTTGGCTTTCTTCTGTACGCGCTGCAAAGCACGTTCGCAGGTGTCGAGATCCGACAGCGCCAGTTCGGTGTTGATGACGTCAATATCGTCCGCCGGATTAACTTTACCCGCAACGTGAATAATATTGTCGTTTTCGAAGCAGCGTACGACATGACCAATCGCTTCAGTTTCACGAATGTTGGTCAGGAACTGGTTGCCAAGACCTTCACCTTTCGATGCACCTTTAACCAGGCCCGCGATATCAACGAATTCCATCGTGGTTGGCAGAATACGCTGTGGCTTAACGATCTCAGCCAGCTGGTCGAGACGTGAATCAGGCATCGGCACCACGCCGGTATTCGGCTCAATGGTGCAGAACGGGAAGTTTGCTGCTTCAATTCCCGCTTTAGTCAACGCATTGAACAGGGTGGATTTACCCACGTTAGGCAGGCCCACGATACCGCATTTGAATCCCATGTTTGAATCACCTTAATAGCTTGATAATCAAGGTATTTTAAAATACCTCAATAATGACATAGAAAAAACTTACGACATTATACACGTAATTATTACCGGGATGGCGGCGATTTCATTCTGAGTGTAAAGTTATGGCTTGTGATCGCGATCTAATTTTCCGATACTAACGCCATCTATGACCAACGGAGAACCCTGCGGATGAACTGTTTTCTGCTTACGCCACCCTGAGTTTTCCCTCTCCTGCACGCGTTAATTGTTGCTGCTGTCTGAATGACAATCTTACTGTGCCCGACCTGGTCGGCGGCACGGCAATCTGATATCAAAAAAAAGTGAATACATTATGTTTAACCTGAGCAACCTCAGGGCGACCAACGTCAAGAATGACGTGCTGGCCGGCTCTGTCGTGGCCGTGGCGCTTATTCCGGAAGCGACCGCTTTTTCATTACTGGCAGGATTATCACCCACAATCGGCTTGCATACCGCGTTTATGCTGGGCCTGGTGACGGCATTTTTCGGCGGTAAGCCGGGGATGATTTCGGGTGCCGCAGGTTCGATTGTGGTGGTGTTAATCAGCCTGATTACCCAACATGGTTATGAGTATGTGCTGCTGGCGACAATCTTTGCCGGTGTGATTCAGATGCTGATTGGCGTGTTTCGCCTCGGTAAATTTATCCGGCTGGTGCCGCAACCGGCGATCTTCGGTTTTGTTAACGGGCTGGCGATTGTGATTATGCTGGCGCAGATTCCGATGATTAAAAACCAGGGTCCGCTGATGTACGGGCTGGTGGCGCTGGCGATGCTGATCGTCTGGCTGTTTCCGAAATTCACCAAAATCATTCCGGGTTCACTGGCGGCGTTAATTGCTATCAGCGCCATTGCCATCGGTTTTCATCTGGATACTAAACGTGTCGGTGATTTAGCCGACATCTCCGGCACTTTACCGATGTTTCATCTGCCGGATGCCCCGTTGAGCTGGGAAACCCTGAAAATTGTGCTGCCATATTCGGTGATTATTGCGCTGGTCGGGCTAATTGAGTCGCTGCTGACCATGGCGGTGCTCGATGAGATGGGCAGTAAAAAGGGTGCGGGTAATAAAGAGTGCGTGGCGCAGGGCGTCGGCAACACCCTTTGTGGTTTCTTTGGCAGCTTTGCCGGTTGCGCAATGATTGGTCAGTCGATTATCAACTTTACCTCCGGCGGGCGCGGGCGTATCTCCAACCTGGTTGGGGCGATTTTGCTGATTCTGTTTGTCGTCAGCCTGTCGCAGTATATCGCTTTACTGCCGGTTGCGGCGTTGGCAGGCATTATGTTTGTGGTCTGCATCAGAACCTTTGAATGGAGTTCGCTGCGTCGCCTGAAACGCATGCCGAAGGCCGATGCGGTAATAATGGTCGCGGTAACGCTGGTGACAATCTTTACTGACCTGGCGATGGCGGTGATCTTTGGCGTGATTATTTCGGCGCTGGTATTTGCCTGGCAGCATGCGCGCATCACTATTCTGCAGCAGCAAGAGCAGGGCGACAGCAAAACTTATCAGCTGGAAGGGCCGTTGTTCTTTGGTTCCGCCAGCGCTTTTGCCGAACTGTTTTCCCCGGAACAGGATCCGCAGAATGTGGTGATTGATTTTGCCCGCACCCGGGTGATGGATTCCAGTGGCGTAGAGGCGATTGATAAGCTCAGCAGCCGCTATCAGCAGGCGGGAAAAAGCTTGCGTCTGCGCCATCTGAGTGAGGATTGCATCAGTCTGCTACAGAAGGCCGGGCCATATTGTATGCATGAACTGGACGATCCCGATTATAAAGTGGCGGCCGACGACGCCTGAAGATTATGAGCGGTTAACGTTCGGTTAAATGGGCGGCGAAATCGCCGCCTTTGCAATTCTGAGGAATGCTGGCGAATTCCCGCCGGGATTACCCCGCTTTAAACGCATGCAGGCGATTCATCGCCTTTAAGCGATCTTCTTTCAGCCACACTTCGGTACAGCGCACGGCTTCATCAATGGCGTCGTCAATCAGCTTTTGCTCCGCCGCCTGCGGTTTGCCCAGCACAAAACCAACGACTTTATTGCGATCGCCCGGATGTCCAATGCCAATCCGCATCCGATGAAAGTTGAGGTTGTTGCCGAGTTTACTGATGATATCTTTCAGGCCGTTATGGCCGCCGTGGCCACCGCCCTGTTTCAATTTTGCCACGCCCGGCGGCAGATCCAGCTCATCATGCGCCACCAGTATTTCTTCTGGCGCGATGCGGTAAAAGGTTGCCATTGCCGCTACCGCTTTACCGCTCAGATTCATAAAGGTGGTCGGCACCAGCAGGCGTACATCCTCACCGCCGATATTCAGCCGCGCCGTGTAGCCGTAGAATTTGCTCTCTTCCTTCAGTGACTGATTGTGGCGTTCAGCCAGCAGGTCGACGTACCAGGCACCGGCGTTATGACGGGTTGCGGCGTATTCGGCGCCGGGGTTGGCAAGGCCAACAATCAGTTTAATACTGCTCACAGTGGTAGCTTCCTGATAAGTGCTTAATCTAAGGGCGCTAGTTTACTGCGCCGTGGCGCGGATTACAAAATTGCCCGGATAAGCGGCGAGAAGTGAATAATACAGCAGCGTGACAATACATTTTCTATATAAATTCAGTTGATTAGGCGTAAAGAAATGTCAATTATAAGTTAATATTGTGATCCAGCACTCATCGGAGTAGCCAGTCATTTCCTAAACTTATGGCATCAGGCAATAGGAACTATTGCTTTTTTTACTCAGGTAATGGAGGTGACTGATGAGACGTAAAAATGTACATTTTGCGGGTAATTTCCTGATGGGACTCGGGTTGGTTACCATGGTGGTGGGCGTGGGTTATTCGATCCTTAACCAGTTGCCACAGCTGCAATTACCGCAGTATCTGACGCATGGCGCCATTTTCAGCATCTTTCTGGGTGCGCTACTCTGGCTGGTCGGTGCCCGTATCAGCGGTCGTGAAAAAGTCGCCGATCGCTATTACTGGCTGCGTAACTGCGGTGATAAACGCTGTCGTCGCGCGTCCCATCGTCACCACAGCTGATGATTTTAACGGGCGGCAAACGACCGCCCGTTCTGCCTACAGCGGCTGCAACTGCTGCGTAAACAGCGTTGTGCCCGCCACATCTTTTAATCGCACCGTCATGCTGCGATCGTCGGCATCAATATCGACCTGACCAAAAAACTGATAGCCGGCCAGCGGTGAAGTATTCTGCTTTTCCGGCGCTTTCTGGTACACCACCTGCAATCCAAACGTGTTATCTGGCGCATTGGGGCCGAAACTGCCCGCGTTCAGCGGCCCGGAAACAAACTCCCAGAACGGTTCGAAATCCTGAAATGCGGCTTTATCAGGCTGGTAATGGTGAGCGGCGGTGTAGTGCACATCAGCAGTAAACCACACCACATTTTTGATTCCCGCATCTTTAATGGCTTTCAGCAGCATTGCCATCTCCAGCTCGCGGCCTTTAGGTGCGCCGTTGTCCCCATTGGCGATGGCTTCCCAGCGCGCCACGCCTTCAGCCGTTTTACCGTCCGGTACTTGCAGGCCAATCGGCATATCGGCAAACACCGCTTTCCAGGTGGCTTTTGACGCTTTCAGTCCCGCCAGCAGCCAGGCAATTTGTGTTCTGCCCATAAAGGCGCTGTCGTCATCGAGGGTGGTTTGCAGATTAGTGCCGTTCGGCCCACGATAGCTGCGCATATCAACAATAAAGCGATCGAGCAGTGGCCCGCAGGGCAGATAACGGTAGACGCGCTCACTCTCGCGGTCGTCAAAGTGGCGCATCGGTGCATAATCGAGAAATGCCCGGGTGGCGCGCGCCTGCAGCAATTCTACGCTTTTTACCTGATAACGATCGTCGAGCTGTTTACTGTCGGACCAGTTGTTAGTGACTTCATGATCGTCCCACTGCCAGATTTGTGGTACTTCTGCGTTAAAGCGGCGCACATTGTCATCCATCAGGTTATAGCGATAGCGTCCGCGATATTCATGCAGTGTTTCTGCTACTTTGCTGACTTCAGGCGTGACGATATTTTTCCAGACGCCACCTTCGCCTGGCGTAACGGTTTCCTCAATAGGGCCGTCGGCGTAGATAGTATCACCGGAGTGGACGAAGAAATCCGGCTGTTGCTGGCGCATGGTTTCATAAATACGCATGCCGCCCCAGTCAGGGTTAATTCCGTAACCCTGGCCGGCGGTATCGCCGGACCAGACAAAACGAATATTGCGCGTCTGCAATGAGGGGGTGCGAAACTGACCGAGCAGCGGCTCAGAAATCAGATGGTTAAGATCTGCGTCTCGGTAGCTCAGGCGCAGGTGAATCTGCTGGTTGGCGGGTAAGCCGTGCAGATCGAGCCGGGTGATATAATCGTTTTCTGGTAATGCCCAGGGGCCACGTATTTTTTGCGGCTGACGAAAGCTGCCGTCCGTGTCCCATTCCAGCCACAGTCTTGCGGTGCGGTCACTGCGACACCAGACCATCGCCCGATCGTGCAGTACGTCACCGGTTTGCAGCCCGGAGGGCGTCGCCGGGCGCTGAGTGTCGCGACTAATCAGCGGGTTGGCAAACAGCGTTTTTGGTAGCAACAGCGCACTGCCACAGGCGAGTCCTGATTTGAGTAAATTTCTGCGATTCATGCTTCTCTCCATTTTACCGACAGAGCGAGGATAAAGTGGCGGTGTGAAAGCAATGTGACAGTGCTGATTTACACTGTGGCTGGTGAAATAAACCCTTCGACGCGATTTCTGCCGTTGGCTTTGGCGCGGTAGAGCGCTTCATCGGCGGCAACTATTGACTCAGCAAACGGCTGATGTTGCTGCC contains the following coding sequences:
- the ychF gene encoding redox-regulated ATPase YchF: MGFKCGIVGLPNVGKSTLFNALTKAGIEAANFPFCTIEPNTGVVPMPDSRLDQLAEIVKPQRILPTTMEFVDIAGLVKGASKGEGLGNQFLTNIRETEAIGHVVRCFENDNIIHVAGKVNPADDIDVINTELALSDLDTCERALQRVQKKAKGGDKDAKAEQAALEKCLPHLSNAGMLRSLKLDEDEKAAIRYLSFLTLKPTMYIANVNEDGFENNPYLDQVRAIAEAEGSVVVPVCAAVESDIAELDDADREEFMAELGLEEPGLNRVIRAGYSLLNLQTYFTAGVKEVRAWTIPVGATAPQAAGKIHTDFEKGFIRAQTIAFEDFIAYKGEQGAKEAGKMRSEGKEYIVKDGDVMNFLFNV
- a CDS encoding GIY-YIG nuclease family protein, translating into MKLFDYLKMEFPDLTPEATKVHLAQLNDYKEDPLVKFRGGTFDDWQCWQKRQEFSRRYVVSLIRIPGTETWLFAGAFQQIGNAGKKAYPDREELYYQYHLQKIPETEEYAGRMYISFKNTVRNFIRLGESIQSELVISAITPARLTFGEFPGYRNVVLDRNSIGSILRLNLQSWRTALSMVKGIYVLTDRDGGKLYVGKADGIEGIWGRWEYYFGSGHGGNVGLKEAFGTGDENRLQNITFAILEVMDLNAEKGEIDRRETHWKQILLSREFGHNRN
- a CDS encoding alkaline phosphatase D family protein produces the protein MNRRNLLKSGLACGSALLLPKTLFANPLISRDTQRPATPSGLQTGDVLHDRAMVWCRSDRTARLWLEWDTDGSFRQPQKIRGPWALPENDYITRLDLHGLPANQQIHLRLSYRDADLNHLISEPLLGQFRTPSLQTRNIRFVWSGDTAGQGYGINPDWGGMRIYETMRQQQPDFFVHSGDTIYADGPIEETVTPGEGGVWKNIVTPEVSKVAETLHEYRGRYRYNLMDDNVRRFNAEVPQIWQWDDHEVTNNWSDSKQLDDRYQVKSVELLQARATRAFLDYAPMRHFDDRESERVYRYLPCGPLLDRFIVDMRSYRGPNGTNLQTTLDDDSAFMGRTQIAWLLAGLKASKATWKAVFADMPIGLQVPDGKTAEGVARWEAIANGDNGAPKGRELEMAMLLKAIKDAGIKNVVWFTADVHYTAAHHYQPDKAAFQDFEPFWEFVSGPLNAGSFGPNAPDNTFGLQVVYQKAPEKQNTSPLAGYQFFGQVDIDADDRSMTVRLKDVAGTTLFTQQLQPL
- a CDS encoding SulP family inorganic anion transporter produces the protein MFNLSNLRATNVKNDVLAGSVVAVALIPEATAFSLLAGLSPTIGLHTAFMLGLVTAFFGGKPGMISGAAGSIVVVLISLITQHGYEYVLLATIFAGVIQMLIGVFRLGKFIRLVPQPAIFGFVNGLAIVIMLAQIPMIKNQGPLMYGLVALAMLIVWLFPKFTKIIPGSLAALIAISAIAIGFHLDTKRVGDLADISGTLPMFHLPDAPLSWETLKIVLPYSVIIALVGLIESLLTMAVLDEMGSKKGAGNKECVAQGVGNTLCGFFGSFAGCAMIGQSIINFTSGGRGRISNLVGAILLILFVVSLSQYIALLPVAALAGIMFVVCIRTFEWSSLRRLKRMPKADAVIMVAVTLVTIFTDLAMAVIFGVIISALVFAWQHARITILQQQEQGDSKTYQLEGPLFFGSASAFAELFSPEQDPQNVVIDFARTRVMDSSGVEAIDKLSSRYQQAGKSLRLRHLSEDCISLLQKAGPYCMHELDDPDYKVAADDA
- the ychH gene encoding stress-induced protein YchH encodes the protein MRRKNVHFAGNFLMGLGLVTMVVGVGYSILNQLPQLQLPQYLTHGAIFSIFLGALLWLVGARISGREKVADRYYWLRNCGDKRCRRASHRHHS
- the pth gene encoding aminoacyl-tRNA hydrolase yields the protein MSSIKLIVGLANPGAEYAATRHNAGAWYVDLLAERHNQSLKEESKFYGYTARLNIGGEDVRLLVPTTFMNLSGKAVAAMATFYRIAPEEILVAHDELDLPPGVAKLKQGGGHGGHNGLKDIISKLGNNLNFHRMRIGIGHPGDRNKVVGFVLGKPQAAEQKLIDDAIDEAVRCTEVWLKEDRLKAMNRLHAFKAG